The Sporomusa termitida genome has a window encoding:
- the fliB gene encoding flagellin lysine-N-methylase, translating to MYIYTDIVGQFACQMCGTCCRNQWQVTVDKASYRRNEALFAAGGRTAEFAQAFIVLAGRSGYGEHAYIAKQAGGGCWFLGAGNLCRLHEEAGHSHLDAVCRTFPRYPVSTARGLEITLSFSCPAVLKLADREEGLRLIRAEEPPLELTADNYAAEIYPQQQPDRQPLRYYFELESHFIDLLQCRAMPFSERLAFLADTVQAVDRLAGSQDISRQLTALFNRNYDWLEELAAAREPARPEAGSGLLENFFVSLLFKKPFYIFGFSRTLLLLNRIWQRLLGADDLGREIMRLELQYGHDRQALLR from the coding sequence ATGTATATTTATACTGATATTGTTGGTCAGTTTGCCTGCCAGATGTGCGGAACCTGCTGCCGTAATCAGTGGCAGGTAACGGTGGACAAGGCCAGCTACCGCCGGAATGAGGCGCTGTTTGCCGCCGGCGGGCGTACGGCTGAGTTTGCGCAGGCTTTTATTGTCCTTGCCGGCCGGAGTGGTTATGGCGAGCACGCTTATATTGCCAAACAAGCCGGCGGTGGCTGCTGGTTTTTAGGGGCCGGCAACCTGTGCCGGCTGCATGAAGAGGCTGGCCACAGTCATCTTGACGCTGTTTGCCGGACGTTTCCCCGCTATCCGGTGAGTACAGCCCGCGGGCTCGAAATAACCCTAAGCTTTAGCTGCCCGGCGGTATTAAAACTGGCTGACCGGGAGGAAGGGCTGCGGCTTATCCGCGCCGAGGAGCCGCCGCTGGAGCTTACTGCTGACAACTATGCCGCCGAGATTTATCCGCAGCAGCAGCCGGACCGGCAGCCTCTCCGCTATTATTTTGAGCTGGAAAGCCATTTTATTGATCTTTTGCAATGCCGGGCGATGCCCTTCAGCGAGCGTTTGGCTTTTCTGGCCGATACGGTACAGGCCGTGGACCGCCTGGCGGGCAGCCAGGATATCTCCCGCCAGCTGACAGCGTTATTTAACCGCAACTACGACTGGCTGGAGGAGCTGGCTGCTGCCCGTGAGCCTGCCCGGCCGGAGGCAGGCAGCGGTTTGCTGGAAAACTTTTTTGTCAGTCTGCTGTTTAAAAAACCATTTTATATTTTCGGTTTTTCCCGGACGCTGCTGCTGTTAAACCGTATCTGGCAGCGGCTGCTGGGAGCTGATGACCTGGGGCGGGAAATTATGCGGCTGGAGCTGCAGTATGGCCATGACCGGCAGGCGCTGTTGCGTTAA
- a CDS encoding MFS transporter, protein MMQAKLQNLSYYKWLIFGVVATGSFMATMTASIVNVGLPPITAALHTDIATAQWVVTAYLLVITSLLPLMGRLGDIWGRRNLYGFGFIGFTAGSLMCGVANSVSMLIGFRVLQAVGAAALMANSMALITSCFPQSERGKVLGVIGTVVALGSLSGPGIGGLLVEHFGWHAIFFVNIPVGLLGYAGVRLILPADRDLSRERIDYLGAALFTASMVSFLLALSYGTAWGWTSLTTMSCVGFALLVFGVFIWYETRIEQPMLELAIFKNITFSAGNLAGFLSFTAMFTNTMLLPFFLHDVLAFSPAKTGLIMSAFPLVMAVTAPVSGTLSDRVGPVLLTTAGLSLMAIGLLVTAKLQLDATLWLIMGAQALMGLGNGLFQSPNNNSVMSAVEPRQLGVAGGINALARNFGMVCGTAVAVAILEYRRVAYLSGLSEPTAGQQVAAFMTGYHDALLVGAGLAVLGALISLKRT, encoded by the coding sequence ATGATGCAGGCAAAGTTGCAGAATTTGAGTTATTATAAGTGGTTAATCTTCGGCGTTGTGGCTACCGGTTCCTTTATGGCGACAATGACCGCATCGATCGTCAATGTCGGCTTGCCGCCGATTACCGCCGCTTTACATACGGATATTGCCACCGCCCAGTGGGTTGTTACCGCCTATCTGCTGGTTATCACCAGCCTGTTGCCGCTGATGGGGCGGCTGGGAGATATTTGGGGGCGGAGGAACCTCTACGGTTTTGGTTTTATCGGCTTTACCGCCGGTTCGCTGATGTGCGGTGTTGCCAATTCAGTCAGCATGCTGATTGGGTTTAGGGTACTGCAGGCTGTGGGGGCGGCGGCCCTTATGGCTAATTCGATGGCCCTTATTACCAGCTGCTTCCCGCAGAGTGAACGCGGCAAAGTCTTAGGGGTGATTGGCACCGTGGTAGCGCTGGGCAGTCTGAGCGGTCCGGGCATCGGCGGCCTGCTGGTTGAGCATTTTGGCTGGCATGCAATATTTTTTGTGAATATCCCGGTTGGTTTGCTGGGGTATGCCGGGGTGCGGCTGATTTTGCCGGCCGACCGGGACTTGAGCCGGGAGCGGATCGATTATCTGGGCGCGGCCTTATTTACGGCAAGTATGGTGAGTTTTTTGCTGGCCCTGAGTTATGGCACTGCATGGGGCTGGACTTCCCTTACTACCATGAGCTGCGTTGGTTTTGCCCTGCTTGTCTTTGGGGTATTTATCTGGTATGAAACCAGGATTGAGCAGCCGATGCTGGAATTAGCTATTTTTAAAAACATTACCTTCTCGGCCGGAAATCTGGCAGGCTTTCTTTCTTTTACCGCGATGTTTACCAATACCATGCTGCTGCCGTTTTTTCTCCATGATGTGCTGGCTTTTAGCCCGGCGAAAACCGGCTTAATTATGTCGGCCTTTCCCCTGGTTATGGCCGTCACTGCCCCGGTGAGCGGCACCCTGTCGGATCGGGTCGGGCCGGTGTTATTGACAACCGCCGGCCTGAGTTTAATGGCTATCGGGCTGCTGGTGACAGCAAAACTGCAGCTGGATGCCACCCTGTGGCTGATTATGGGGGCCCAGGCGCTGATGGGACTGGGCAACGGCTTGTTTCAGTCGCCGAATAATAACAGCGTAATGAGCGCTGTTGAGCCGCGGCAGCTGGGCGTGGCCGGCGGCATTAACGCCCTGGCCCGGAACTTCGGCATGGTGTGCGGCACCGCTGTAGCAGTAGCGATTCTGGAATACCGGCGTGTTGCCTATCTCAGCGGTCTGAGCGAGCCCACTGCCGGCCAGCAGGTTGCGGCTTTTATGACCGGTTATCACGATGCACTGCTGGTTGGGGCCGGGTTAGCGGTGCTGGGGGCTCTGATTTCCCTTAAACGGACATAA
- a CDS encoding HutP family protein: protein MFNIENNGSLGKLAILTIMSGGEDEIALKRQGEKFGYRLYKGKVGSMDSAKIFAAVETAAKKEGLIDQRYREEHALYHSVFEAYSGMCRGQIGLGTVLRSAGLLFCIVRGTKLPGNDADGEWIAVALYGNMGAPIKGYEHEVLGLGINPI from the coding sequence ATGTTCAATATAGAAAATAACGGCAGCCTGGGTAAACTGGCAATTTTAACAATCATGTCCGGCGGTGAGGATGAAATCGCCTTAAAACGGCAGGGGGAAAAATTCGGTTACCGGCTGTATAAAGGCAAAGTGGGCTCGATGGATTCGGCCAAGATCTTTGCGGCCGTTGAGACGGCGGCAAAAAAAGAAGGCCTTATTGACCAGCGTTACCGGGAAGAGCATGCCTTATATCATTCGGTGTTCGAAGCCTACAGCGGCATGTGCCGGGGGCAGATCGGGCTGGGAACGGTATTGCGCAGTGCCGGTTTGTTGTTTTGTATTGTGCGGGGTACGAAGCTGCCGGGGAATGATGCTGATGGGGAGTGGATTGCGGTGGCTCTGTACGGGAATATGGGGGCGCCGATTAAAGGGTATGAGCATGAAGTGCTGGGCCTGGGCATTAATCCAATCTAA
- a CDS encoding sigma-54-dependent Fis family transcriptional regulator, which produces MGAKEKLLQVPDKLIRVEKDNFLSIMVLLAAKNRRLAADKSYKSSRGKTEASEFRENRWFERVVPTQISKAKGQQNMKKSILQEIQAAVIQYAKIIAHVIRVDVEIVDAGLVRIAGTGIYGRGINEDMSEEGFVYKHVLATGKPQYIEEPGRHELCGRCPKQGCCEEKLELCTPITLGEEIIGVIGMICFAEAQKNQIMQDLSFYQLFLTQIADFISAKAYERQDSKRNERMLEVLLQVINNVDNGVLVLDEAGKIIQINDSACKQLQLTADSIGKPVAMAATSDSLLGVEEYKVVIDNTTYFLIGSLLSVSSGLPSYDRIFIFNEIKNVKSGIYGLTKVDMPVTLDNLVGCSPATEQLKTKLTKLADSNSTVLIIGESGTGKEVVARAIHTVSNRSDKPFIGINCAAIPDMLLESELFGYVKGAFSGADPRGKIGKFELANKGVIFLDEIGDMPLYLQVKLLRVLQERKLVRIGSNQLISLDIRVIAATNKDLKELIKEKKFREDLYYRLNVIPIEVPPLRSRVEDIEPLVHSLIGKYSGLFSKKIRGIDRETMGILLQYNWPGNIRELENTIEFMINMADDSGWLTKDTLPRSFLDSRAGQPVPAEPAAVKTLRQVEQEHILQAVRRFGDTTQGKLAAARQLGIGIATLYRKLREIEETQ; this is translated from the coding sequence GTGGGAGCAAAGGAAAAGCTGCTGCAGGTGCCTGATAAGCTCATCCGGGTTGAGAAAGATAATTTTTTATCGATAATGGTTTTGCTAGCGGCCAAGAACCGTCGCCTTGCTGCCGATAAAAGTTACAAGAGCAGCAGGGGAAAGACGGAAGCAAGCGAATTTAGAGAAAATAGATGGTTCGAACGGGTTGTACCCACACAAATCAGTAAAGCCAAAGGACAGCAAAACATGAAAAAATCAATTTTACAGGAAATTCAGGCTGCTGTTATTCAATATGCGAAAATTATTGCCCATGTTATCCGGGTGGATGTGGAAATCGTCGATGCCGGCTTAGTGCGCATTGCCGGCACCGGCATCTATGGCCGGGGCATCAATGAAGATATGTCGGAGGAAGGTTTTGTCTATAAGCATGTGCTGGCTACCGGCAAGCCCCAGTATATTGAGGAGCCGGGCCGGCACGAACTTTGCGGCCGCTGCCCCAAGCAGGGCTGCTGTGAGGAAAAACTTGAATTATGTACTCCTATTACCTTAGGCGAGGAGATTATCGGCGTTATTGGGATGATTTGCTTTGCGGAAGCGCAAAAGAACCAAATCATGCAGGATTTAAGCTTTTATCAGCTGTTTCTGACGCAGATCGCCGACTTCATCAGTGCCAAGGCTTATGAGCGGCAAGACAGCAAACGTAATGAGCGGATGCTGGAAGTGTTGCTGCAGGTCATCAATAATGTGGACAATGGGGTCCTGGTGCTGGACGAAGCGGGAAAAATCATCCAAATAAATGACAGTGCCTGCAAACAGCTGCAGCTGACTGCCGACTCTATCGGCAAACCGGTGGCTATGGCTGCTACCAGCGATTCCCTGCTGGGTGTGGAAGAATACAAAGTAGTCATTGATAATACCACCTATTTTCTCATAGGCAGTTTATTGTCGGTATCATCAGGCCTGCCTTCCTATGACCGGATTTTTATATTTAATGAAATAAAAAATGTAAAATCCGGTATTTATGGCTTAACCAAAGTCGATATGCCGGTCACCCTGGATAATCTTGTCGGTTGTTCCCCGGCGACCGAGCAGCTCAAAACCAAGCTGACGAAACTTGCCGATTCTAATTCCACCGTTTTGATCATTGGCGAAAGCGGTACCGGCAAGGAGGTTGTGGCCAGGGCCATTCACACGGTCAGCAACCGCAGCGATAAGCCGTTTATCGGTATCAATTGCGCCGCTATCCCTGACATGCTGCTGGAAAGTGAATTATTCGGCTATGTGAAGGGGGCATTTTCCGGCGCCGATCCCCGGGGGAAAATCGGCAAGTTTGAACTGGCCAATAAAGGCGTCATCTTTTTGGATGAGATTGGCGATATGCCCCTGTATCTACAGGTGAAACTATTGCGGGTGCTGCAGGAACGCAAACTCGTGCGCATTGGCTCTAACCAGCTGATATCCTTGGATATCCGCGTTATTGCCGCCACCAACAAGGACTTGAAAGAACTCATCAAAGAAAAAAAATTCCGGGAAGATTTATACTACCGGTTAAATGTAATCCCTATCGAGGTGCCGCCACTCCGGAGCCGCGTGGAAGATATTGAGCCGCTGGTGCACTCCCTGATCGGCAAGTACAGCGGTTTGTTCAGCAAAAAGATTCGCGGGATTGACCGCGAAACCATGGGGATACTGCTGCAGTACAATTGGCCGGGGAATATCAGGGAACTGGAGAATACCATTGAGTTTATGATTAATATGGCCGATGACAGTGGCTGGCTGACCAAGGATACCCTGCCGCGGAGTTTCCTGGACAGCCGGGCTGGGCAGCCGGTGCCGGCAGAACCGGCTGCTGTTAAGACTTTGCGCCAGGTGGAACAGGAACACATTTTGCAGGCTGTCCGGCGGTTCGGGGATACAACCCAGGGAAAACTGGCCGCCGCCAGGCAGCTGGGAATTGGTATAGCCACCTTATACAGAAAATTGCGCGAAATCGAAGAAACACAGTAA
- a CDS encoding transposase, protein MVRCARKKSVTGIYHVMLRGINRQAIFFEEEDNCRFIETLNRARANGGYTIYGYCLMGNHVHLLLHEQKEEIAVIMKRIGTSYARWYNEKYDRVGHVFQSRFKSEPVETEAYLLTVLRYIHNNPLKAKLAVRTEDYKWSSCQAYYREQDFYDGLTNTGFVLAILNSNREAAIKQFADFMQQENADQFMDFTVKQHKNDADLVQEIMKLLNGQPVSALRSLSRDNRNNLIRLIKEIEGVTQRQIARVTGIHQSVIFKI, encoded by the coding sequence ATGGTAAGATGTGCAAGAAAAAAAAGTGTTACTGGCATCTATCATGTGATGCTGCGGGGGATCAACCGTCAGGCGATCTTTTTTGAGGAAGAGGACAATTGCCGCTTTATCGAAACATTGAACCGGGCCAGGGCTAATGGCGGTTACACTATTTATGGATATTGCTTGATGGGGAATCATGTCCATCTCTTACTGCATGAACAAAAGGAAGAAATTGCCGTTATTATGAAGCGTATCGGCACAAGTTATGCCCGGTGGTATAATGAAAAATATGACCGGGTTGGTCATGTCTTTCAGAGTCGGTTTAAAAGTGAGCCAGTTGAGACAGAAGCGTATTTATTGACTGTTTTAAGATATATCCATAATAATCCCTTAAAAGCAAAATTGGCAGTAAGGACGGAAGACTATAAGTGGAGCAGTTGTCAGGCCTATTACAGAGAGCAGGATTTTTATGACGGCTTGACTAATACTGGATTTGTATTAGCTATCTTGAATAGCAACCGCGAGGCGGCCATAAAACAATTTGCTGATTTTATGCAGCAGGAAAACGCTGATCAATTCATGGACTTTACGGTAAAGCAGCACAAGAACGATGCAGATTTGGTTCAGGAGATTATGAAGCTCTTAAATGGACAACCTGTTTCAGCTTTGCGAAGTCTGAGTAGGGATAACCGGAATAATTTAATCAGGCTAATTAAAGAGATAGAAGGCGTAACCCAACGGCAGATTGCCCGCGTGACAGGAATTCATCAAAGTGTTATATTTAAGATTTAA
- a CDS encoding YkvA family protein produces the protein MIKSGTLFRFWAWLKILRDNAVILYYAWRHPLTPQYVKGLLTMLVIYMVSPVDILPDYLPLLGIADDATLLTAAALYLTRLLPAPVLAESKRQSETWGRRMPYILGMIAVAAIAWVVLVIAIFRKVFFE, from the coding sequence ATGATTAAGAGCGGAACCCTGTTCCGGTTTTGGGCCTGGCTCAAAATCCTGCGGGATAATGCAGTAATATTATATTATGCATGGCGTCATCCACTGACCCCCCAATATGTAAAAGGGCTGCTGACAATGCTGGTTATCTATATGGTCAGCCCTGTCGATATCCTGCCTGATTACCTGCCGCTGCTTGGCATTGCGGATGATGCCACCCTGTTAACGGCGGCGGCGCTGTATCTGACGCGCCTGCTGCCGGCGCCGGTATTGGCGGAGAGTAAGCGGCAGAGTGAAACCTGGGGCCGCCGTATGCCGTATATCCTGGGGATGATTGCCGTAGCGGCTATTGCCTGGGTGGTGCTGGTGATCGCTATTTTTCGCAAAGTATTTTTCGAATAA
- a CDS encoding amino acid permease → MSENSQAECMQRGLKNRHIQLIALGGAIGTGLFYGSTKAIQIAGPAVMLSYLIGGIIIFWIMRHMGEMLVDEPVSGSFSHFAYKYWGDFPGFLSGWNYWIAYILVNMAELTVVGKYVQFWWPDIPVWVTALVCWAVLTGINLIHVKLYGEFEFWFAIIKVVAIIGMIVFGTLLLLNGQAGPSSGVGNLWNYGGFFPNGVEGFLCSLAIVMFAYGGTELIGVTAGEADNPKKTIPMAINQVMWRILIFYVGALLIILMIYPWNQLGAGGAEGSPFVQIFSKIGISSAAALLNVVVITAALSAYNSGLYSNGRMLYNLAQQGNAPSMFKKLNKGGVPVVGILFSSVLMGLVVFLNYLIESQVFTYLMALVVSADIISWVMISVSHMKFRMAKVAAGEKIEFPAVWFPVTNYVCIGFLAMVFGIMWYLGGDWRISMYLTPLWLILLWLGYKFKPQAKQESTTIPK, encoded by the coding sequence GTGTCCGAGAATTCTCAAGCAGAATGCATGCAAAGAGGGCTAAAGAACCGGCATATTCAGTTGATTGCCTTAGGGGGGGCTATCGGTACCGGGTTATTTTACGGATCAACAAAAGCGATCCAAATAGCAGGCCCGGCAGTTATGCTTTCCTATCTGATCGGCGGTATTATTATTTTCTGGATTATGCGGCACATGGGCGAAATGCTGGTAGATGAGCCGGTCTCAGGTTCCTTTAGTCATTTTGCCTATAAGTACTGGGGCGATTTCCCCGGTTTTCTGTCCGGCTGGAACTACTGGATCGCTTATATACTGGTCAATATGGCCGAACTGACAGTAGTCGGGAAATACGTCCAGTTCTGGTGGCCCGACATTCCGGTCTGGGTTACGGCTCTGGTATGCTGGGCGGTACTTACAGGGATTAATCTGATTCATGTAAAATTGTACGGCGAATTTGAATTCTGGTTTGCCATTATAAAAGTAGTGGCCATCATCGGCATGATTGTCTTCGGTACGTTGCTCCTGTTGAACGGGCAGGCCGGCCCCAGCAGCGGTGTAGGCAATCTCTGGAATTATGGCGGCTTTTTCCCGAATGGAGTGGAAGGTTTTCTTTGCTCCCTGGCAATCGTCATGTTTGCTTACGGCGGTACGGAATTAATTGGGGTTACGGCCGGAGAAGCGGACAATCCCAAGAAGACCATCCCCATGGCTATTAATCAGGTGATGTGGCGGATCCTGATTTTCTATGTCGGCGCCTTGTTAATCATCCTGATGATCTATCCCTGGAATCAATTAGGTGCCGGCGGGGCGGAAGGCAGCCCGTTTGTCCAGATCTTTTCCAAAATAGGTATCTCCTCGGCGGCGGCACTATTGAATGTTGTGGTAATTACAGCAGCTCTGTCTGCTTATAACAGCGGTCTGTACAGCAATGGACGGATGCTTTATAATCTGGCGCAGCAAGGTAATGCTCCCAGCATGTTCAAGAAATTGAACAAAGGCGGCGTACCGGTAGTGGGAATACTTTTTTCCTCCGTGCTTATGGGCCTGGTTGTATTTTTGAACTACCTAATTGAAAGCCAGGTCTTTACCTATCTGATGGCCCTGGTTGTATCGGCGGATATTATCAGCTGGGTGATGATCAGTGTCAGCCATATGAAATTCCGCATGGCTAAGGTGGCCGCAGGCGAAAAAATTGAATTCCCGGCAGTATGGTTTCCGGTCACAAATTACGTCTGCATAGGCTTTTTGGCGATGGTATTCGGGATAATGTGGTATTTAGGCGGAGACTGGCGCATTTCCATGTACCTGACCCCTCTATGGCTTATCCTTCTGTGGCTTGGCTACAAATTTAAGCCGCAGGCGAAACAGGAATCAACAACAATACCCAAATAG
- a CDS encoding DUF3786 domain-containing protein, with product MDVLYLREKQQFVVPYLNENYIVDCVNKTICKEKDGSVPKIGAAILILHYLTFFQTRTEIANKWVSLKEIPNGGMLFYPAFHKEAIGGLIKTFGHQASLLLECAKPLGGQPARFGDASAIFKVFPKIPLCVVVWEGDEEIAANATVLFDPSIAHFLHIESVIGVGGYLVNKLIKLASPDYRPGHDIW from the coding sequence ATGGATGTGCTGTATCTAAGGGAAAAACAGCAATTTGTCGTCCCCTATTTAAACGAAAATTATATTGTTGACTGTGTGAATAAAACCATCTGTAAAGAAAAAGACGGTTCTGTTCCTAAAATCGGGGCGGCGATCCTGATCCTGCATTACCTCACCTTCTTTCAGACCAGGACAGAAATAGCCAACAAGTGGGTCAGTCTAAAAGAGATTCCCAATGGGGGCATGCTCTTTTATCCGGCCTTCCATAAGGAGGCCATCGGCGGCCTGATAAAAACCTTCGGCCACCAGGCCTCGCTCCTGTTGGAGTGCGCCAAGCCCCTGGGTGGTCAGCCTGCCCGTTTTGGCGATGCCTCTGCTATCTTTAAGGTTTTCCCGAAAATCCCCCTGTGTGTGGTTGTCTGGGAAGGCGATGAAGAAATCGCGGCCAACGCCACCGTTTTATTTGACCCCTCCATTGCCCATTTTTTGCATATTGAAAGCGTTATCGGTGTCGGCGGCTATCTGGTGAACAAGTTGATCAAGCTGGCTTCACCGGATTATCGCCCGGGACATGATATTTGGTAA
- the hutH gene encoding histidine ammonia-lyase: MILLDGYSLTLADVVRVAREYAEVGLSEQGRSQIVASRTIVDRILEDETPVYGISTGFGNFSQIFISKEKREKLQKNLILSHATGVGEHLPADVVRSAMLLRANSLSKGYSGIKLSTVEMLLTFLNRRICPAIPAKGSVGASGDLAPLSHMVLVMLGEGQAYVNGRLMSGAQALAESGLEPLALGGKEGLALINGTQIMTAVGCMVWEDAVNLMKSADVAAALCTEALKGTRTAFDPRITQVRAHIGQMATTENMLRLTENSPIIESHVNCGKIQDAYSLRCVPQVHGASKDALRRVEETLNIEINAATDNPLIMPDTGEAISGGNFHGQPIALVMDYLKLALAELGNISERRTNRLLDAHLSELPPFLTAYPGEDSGLMITQYTAASLVSENKVLVHPASADSIPTSANQEDHVSMGTIAARQAREILENVRYILAIECLAAAQGIDFLAPLTPGQGTGAAHKAIRQAVPHLDEDRIPAPDIQNIYQLLADGSLIKAVEAAIGPMKIY, translated from the coding sequence ATGATATTATTAGACGGATATAGCTTAACGCTGGCAGACGTGGTAAGAGTGGCCAGAGAGTATGCGGAAGTAGGACTAAGTGAGCAGGGACGCAGCCAAATCGTGGCCAGCCGGACCATTGTCGATAGAATTCTGGAAGACGAGACGCCGGTTTATGGTATCTCCACCGGCTTTGGAAATTTCAGCCAGATTTTTATTTCTAAAGAGAAAAGAGAAAAACTGCAAAAAAATCTGATCCTCAGCCATGCTACCGGGGTAGGGGAACATCTGCCGGCAGATGTTGTGCGGTCGGCGATGCTGCTAAGGGCTAATTCTTTGTCTAAAGGCTATTCGGGGATTAAGCTCTCGACGGTGGAGATGTTATTGACCTTTTTGAACCGGCGCATTTGCCCGGCGATTCCCGCTAAGGGCTCGGTTGGCGCCAGTGGCGATTTAGCGCCTCTTTCCCATATGGTGCTGGTTATGCTGGGGGAAGGTCAGGCCTATGTGAACGGCAGGCTGATGAGCGGAGCCCAGGCCCTGGCTGAAAGCGGGCTGGAACCACTGGCTCTGGGCGGCAAGGAAGGCCTGGCTTTGATTAATGGCACGCAGATCATGACCGCTGTTGGGTGTATGGTATGGGAGGATGCCGTTAACCTGATGAAGAGTGCCGACGTGGCCGCCGCTTTATGCACAGAGGCTTTAAAAGGTACCCGGACTGCTTTTGATCCCCGTATTACTCAGGTAAGGGCCCATATCGGCCAGATGGCGACCACGGAAAATATGCTGCGGCTGACAGAGAACAGCCCGATTATTGAATCTCATGTCAATTGCGGCAAAATACAGGACGCCTATTCCTTGCGTTGTGTCCCGCAAGTGCATGGGGCCTCGAAGGATGCCTTGCGACGGGTCGAAGAAACCCTGAACATTGAGATCAATGCCGCCACCGATAACCCCTTGATTATGCCTGACACCGGCGAAGCAATATCAGGCGGCAACTTTCATGGCCAGCCGATCGCGCTGGTCATGGATTATCTGAAACTGGCCCTGGCTGAGCTTGGCAATATCTCAGAGCGGCGCACCAACCGGCTGCTGGATGCTCATCTGAGCGAACTGCCGCCGTTTCTGACAGCCTATCCGGGCGAGGATTCAGGCTTAATGATTACCCAGTATACGGCGGCTTCCCTGGTGTCGGAGAATAAAGTACTGGTCCACCCGGCCAGTGCTGATTCGATACCGACCTCAGCCAACCAGGAAGATCATGTCAGCATGGGAACCATTGCTGCCCGGCAGGCCAGGGAAATTTTGGAGAACGTCCGCTATATCCTGGCGATTGAATGCTTAGCAGCAGCTCAGGGCATTGATTTTCTCGCGCCTCTGACCCCGGGGCAGGGAACCGGCGCTGCCCATAAAGCGATTCGTCAGGCGGTACCGCATCTGGACGAAGACCGGATACCAGCACCTGATATTCAAAATATTTATCAGCTGCTAGCTGATGGCTCACTGATTAAGGCCGTAGAAGCGGCAATCGGGCCGATGAAAATTTATTAA